The Candidatus Hydrogenedentota bacterium genome includes a region encoding these proteins:
- the sucD gene encoding succinate--CoA ligase subunit alpha, protein MAIFIGKHTKVIVQGITGRDGSFHAQQMKAYGTQVAGGVTPGKGGADVSGMPVFDSVEEAVSASGVDTSVIYVPPAFAVDAIYEAVDAGIRLVVCITEGIPASDMMKVCPYVQARGARLVGPNCPGLITPGECKVGILPGSIVKKGDIGVVSRSGTLTYEAIWALTRAGMGQTTCIGIGGDPVTGTSFVDCLDAFERDPATAAVVLIGEIGGADEETAAAFIRSSMSKPVAAFVAGRTAPPGKRMGHAGAIILGGAGTAEAKIAALQDAGVAVAESPAELPGLLHQAMRAHRKTAV, encoded by the coding sequence ATGGCCATCTTCATCGGCAAGCACACGAAAGTCATTGTACAGGGTATTACCGGGCGCGACGGCTCTTTCCACGCGCAGCAGATGAAAGCGTACGGCACGCAGGTGGCCGGCGGCGTCACTCCGGGCAAGGGCGGCGCCGATGTCTCCGGGATGCCCGTTTTCGACAGCGTCGAGGAAGCGGTCAGTGCGTCCGGGGTGGATACTTCGGTCATCTACGTTCCCCCGGCGTTCGCCGTGGATGCGATCTATGAGGCCGTGGACGCGGGGATTCGCCTCGTCGTGTGCATCACGGAGGGAATTCCCGCCAGCGATATGATGAAGGTCTGCCCCTACGTTCAAGCGCGCGGCGCACGGCTTGTTGGTCCCAACTGCCCGGGCCTCATCACGCCCGGCGAATGCAAGGTCGGCATCCTGCCCGGGTCCATCGTGAAGAAGGGAGATATCGGCGTCGTGTCGCGTTCCGGCACGCTTACGTATGAAGCCATCTGGGCGCTGACACGCGCGGGCATGGGCCAGACCACGTGCATTGGCATCGGCGGAGACCCCGTGACCGGCACCAGCTTCGTCGATTGTCTCGACGCGTTTGAGCGTGACCCGGCCACCGCGGCGGTGGTCTTGATCGGCGAAATTGGCGGCGCGGACGAAGAGACGGCGGCGGCATTCATCCGGTCGTCGATGTCGAAGCCCGTCGCGGCTTTTGTCGCGGGGCGCACCGCGCCGCCGGGCAAGCGCATGGGCCACGCAGGCGCGATCATCCTGGGCGGCGCGGGCACGGCGGAGGCGAAGATCGCCGCGCTCCAGGACGCGGGCGTGGCCGTGGCTGAGTCGCCGGCCGAGTTGCCCGGGCTCTTGCATCAAGCGATGCGCGCTCATCGGAAAACGGCCGTATGA
- a CDS encoding 4Fe-4S ferredoxin — protein MQVVAETSIDTARKSKYDYSQGPSPVSINLSWCKTCNICIALCPKKVFEADRMGKPVLARPHDCTQCAICWMHCPDFAITSNYR, from the coding sequence ATGCAGGTTGTTGCTGAGACCTCGATCGACACGGCCAGAAAGAGCAAATACGATTACTCGCAAGGGCCCTCGCCCGTAAGTATCAACCTGAGCTGGTGCAAGACCTGTAATATCTGCATCGCGCTCTGTCCGAAGAAGGTTTTCGAAGCCGACCGCATGGGAAAACCGGTGCTCGCGCGGCCCCATGATTGCACGCAGTGCGCCATCTGCTGGATGCACTGTCCCGATTTTGCCATCACCTCGAATTACCGGTAA
- the sucC gene encoding ADP-forming succinate--CoA ligase subunit beta: MKIHEYQARQILAERGIPVPEGDVAATPDDAERIARRIGRPVMVKAQVHAGGRGKAGGVKYAGTPGDAKACAQRILGMRIKGLDVGKVLVTAAEEIVSESYVGIVLDRSTKRPVVMVSPAGGVEIEETARANPEKVYRLPVDPVTGLRAYQARSLAAKLFQEPAQARQAAHIIAELHKLFWDIDASLVEVNPLTLNPRGEVIALDAKINVDENGLHRQPHIAAMRDLSAEAPGEAEARDADLSFVKLDGTIGCIVNGAGLAMATMDLVKRYGAEPANFLDIGGSSNPEKVVAAMKIILSDPNVQAILINIFGGITRCDDVARGIVTAFEALRPNVPVVVRLTGTNEREAGAILREMNLPCADSLDAVVQKAIALAQAPAAV; the protein is encoded by the coding sequence ATGAAGATTCACGAGTATCAGGCCCGGCAGATTTTGGCGGAACGCGGCATTCCGGTCCCGGAGGGGGATGTTGCGGCGACTCCAGACGATGCGGAACGGATTGCGCGGCGCATCGGCAGGCCGGTCATGGTCAAGGCCCAAGTCCACGCCGGCGGCCGTGGCAAGGCGGGCGGCGTGAAGTACGCCGGTACTCCGGGAGACGCGAAGGCATGCGCGCAGCGAATACTTGGCATGCGGATCAAGGGCCTGGACGTGGGGAAGGTGCTGGTGACGGCGGCGGAGGAAATCGTCAGCGAATCCTATGTTGGTATTGTGCTGGACCGTTCCACGAAGCGGCCGGTAGTCATGGTGTCGCCTGCGGGAGGAGTTGAGATCGAGGAAACAGCCCGCGCGAACCCGGAGAAGGTATACAGACTTCCGGTCGATCCCGTTACTGGCTTGCGCGCGTACCAGGCGCGCAGCCTGGCCGCGAAGCTTTTTCAGGAACCCGCGCAGGCCCGGCAAGCGGCACATATCATCGCAGAGTTGCACAAACTCTTTTGGGACATCGATGCGTCTCTTGTCGAGGTCAACCCGTTGACCTTGAATCCGCGCGGGGAAGTAATCGCCTTGGACGCCAAGATCAATGTCGACGAGAACGGTCTGCACCGGCAGCCGCACATTGCAGCCATGCGCGACCTGAGCGCCGAAGCCCCTGGCGAAGCCGAAGCCCGCGATGCGGACCTCTCGTTTGTCAAGCTGGACGGGACGATCGGGTGCATCGTCAACGGGGCGGGGCTGGCCATGGCCACCATGGACCTCGTGAAGCGCTATGGCGCCGAGCCTGCAAACTTCCTGGATATCGGCGGATCGTCCAATCCAGAGAAAGTGGTCGCGGCGATGAAGATTATCCTGTCCGACCCGAATGTCCAGGCAATCCTGATCAACATCTTCGGCGGAATCACCCGCTGCGATGATGTGGCCAGGGGCATCGTGACGGCGTTCGAAGCACTGCGCCCGAATGTGCCGGTCGTGGTCCGTCTTACGGGCACGAACGAGAGAGAGGCGGGGGCTATTCTCCGCGAGATGAACCTCCCTTGCGCGGATTCGCTCGATGCGGTTGTTCAGAAAGCCATCGCGCTGGCGCAGGCGCCGGCGGCGGTATAG